A region of the Drosophila ananassae strain 14024-0371.13 chromosome XL, ASM1763931v2, whole genome shotgun sequence genome:
GGCCGTGTAGACACGTCCGATTTCGTTGCCGGACGTGGCGGAGGCGGCCAGGGCGATGCTCTCGGCGATGTTACTTCCGGTTATGTCCTGCAGGATGAGAAAAAGGGTCGTTAGAACCGGGAATTCAGAACACTAAGGCATAATATACCCTTATCGAGTCGCCAAGAGTGCGCCGCTGCTGCATGTAGGACTGAGTGGCGGATCCGTTGTTATTTCCGGCAGCCGGGAACCCATAGTTGCTGTTGGCACTCCCCGACACGGTTACCGCTACCGCAGTGTGTCCATGTGGATGCGGCTGCAGATGCTGGTGCGCCGGGTGACCGCCGTGGGTGTGGGCGTGGGGACTGCTGCCAGAGGAGGTGACCGAGCCCTGTTGCTGGGcagcctgctgctgctgctgaatgTCCGGCACGGAGCTCAGGCTGCGCGCCCTCTGCCGGTCTACAGAGGTGGAGTTCTGATTGTGGTACACCTGCAGGCCGGGCAGCGTACGCAGCAGATTAAAGCCCTGCCCGGCATCGCCACCAGTGGAGGTGTTGGTAGAGCCGCCGCCACTGCGACTGGTGGTCACATTGGGAGCAGTCGGCTCCGCCGCTCCCGTTGAGCTGCTGGAAAAGGTCCTGGAGCGTGGGCTCTGCTGGCCGCTAGTGGCTGGCGTGCTCGCCTTCTGACCCATAGAGGAGCTACGGGTACTGCTTCAGTGCGCAGTCCTGGCTCCCAAATGCCCCTCGAGTTCTGCGATTTTCGTGTGGTGGGTTGGAGTGGCTCCTGCCGATAGTGCTACGACTCCCACTCCTCCGACACCTCCTTCTCGTCCTTCTCCTCGTTGGCCCTCTTTGTTTGCTCCTTCGGAGCGGAGCAGACAACAATAGCAAACAATGATGCGAGGCGGATGATAAATGCGGTCGGATGATAACTCTGCGAAcctgtgtgtgtctgtgtgccGCGCGAGAGTGTGTGTGATGTGTGATGTGTGTGTACGAGCgggtgtgcgagtgtgtcTGTGCCGAAAGTGCGGGCAGGTGTCGGGTGGCGGGGGCGGTCCTTAATCGGTCGGATCGGTCGGTTTAGGGGTCGGTTTCGGTGCGTAGTtgattgttattattgttgttattgtggtTGCTGAAACTACTCTGCTGCCACTGgccactgcaactgcaactgccgcTCCGCTGCTCTCCGCTAGCCAAAATAGGTGCGACGCGATTACACTGTCAATTTAAAAATGACCGATTCCCCTCTGCTCAGCCGTGTTTTTCGTTTTATGTGtacaacttttttttaataaaaatatagagGTGGTAGCAACTGGGTCACGAGCTGACTCGCCGAAATATCGCCCATCTCTATAAATATCAGAAAGCGCTAGTTCTTTAGTACGAAAGCTCAACAGTTTTCCAGCTTTCGTTGCGGGAAAATTCAAAATGTTACCACCTCGTCCTAAAAATTTTGTGAAAATGACTTCTCAAATAAAACGCCAAAAACAAGTTTTGATATGATGAATGACAGCCAACTGTTTATTTCATGAACCTGCCAAGAGCATTCATTGCGCAGATTTAGGCTCCCTTTGATCCCAAGAAGCCGTCGCAGGCCTTCTTGGCCAGCTTCTTGCAGAGAAGCCACTGGCGCGAGATTCCTAGGTACTGCCTCTGCAAACGCTTGATCTCCTTCTCGATCTCTTCCAATTCTTCCTTTACTTCGGCTGAGTAGCGCTGTCTCTTAGCAGCCGGAGACTCCTCCGGCTTGTCCTCAGGAGACTCTTTCAGCTTGTCGTCAGAAGAATCCTCCGGCTTGTTGTCAGAAGACTCCTCCGGCTTGTCAGAAGGATCCTTCGGCTTGTCGTCAGAAGAATCCTTTGGCTTGTCGTCAGAAGAATCCTTCGGCTTGTCGTCAGAAGAATCCTCCGGCTTGTCCTGAGGCGACTCCACCGCCTCTAGGTACTGCCTGTGCAAACGCTTGACCCTCTTCTCGATCTCTGCCAGTTCTTCCTCCACTTCGTCTGAGTAGCGCAGTCTCATAGCAGCCGGAGACTCCACTGGCTTTTCATCAGGAGACTCTTCCGGCTTGTCGTCAGAAGAATCCTCTGGCTTGTTGTCAGAAGAGTCGTCCGGCTTGTCCCGAGGCGACTCCACCGCTTTGTCTTCAGCAGACAATACCGATTTATCCTCAGGTGACTTCACCGGTTTTTCCTCAGTGGACTGCAGAGGGTTGTCCTCAGGTGTCATCTTACTCTCCTTTGAGATTTGGTCCATGGTGGTTCAAGAAAAAGAGCTTGgaggaaaattattttttgccaaatatttttgGGAATATGTTTCGAGACGTCCGTTTCCTTTCAGTCTAAGGCAGAAAAAGAAAGATTCTGGCGTTCCATTCCTCGATTTGACATTTCAATAACGTGAACTTTGCTCCGATTCCTGTCAAAAAGAACAATTGATGGCAATCCTAAAacgaatttaacatttttaaacactttttacgtatatttaaaaatagttagGCATTACTATAATGCTATTATAAATACTATAATATAACTACTATTTATGTATTAGTTATGAATTACTGTTTGCCTTTTGCAAACCTTTGTTGCGCCCTTTTCCATGGAGTCTATCTATCCTCGCCGTTTTAAAACTATGGATCgacatttttcaaatatattttgtattttaaactttattttactttttatttacttttagaTGGTTTAAAAGAACGCAGGAATATGTTAATGTAGGGATCGAACATATCTGGGTTTAAACTTTTTCGTTGGAGTTCGTTTCCGTTGGTGTGTCCATTCGCAATCGATAATtctataatataaaaataccgcgaaataccaaataaaatcttttttcgATTAAATATATCAACTTTATACAAAGAATATCGATATATTGATATTTTGATTATCAACATCCCTACCCAAAACGTTTTTCAGTAAAAGCCAACGTGATTTTGCACTGATTTTCTTACTAAGACGCGCGGAGAAACACTCGGCCAGAGTAACAAATCACTGAAGTTAAGGGAGCAGTCAGAGGAAGCACATCAGCCATACGCAGAGGAATACCGTAGAGGATCAGGAGGATGCCACGAGGAAAGTTCGTTAACCACAAGGGCCGCAGTCGTCATTTCACGTCACCCGAAGAGCTTCAGCAGGAATCCGAGGAGTCGGAGGAACAGTccagtggcagcggcagcggcagcgaaAGCGAAGACGACAAGGCTGGCGCCGGAGCATCCACATCGAAGCAGAAGACCGTTGCCCAAAAAAAGCCCGCCGCTAGTCGTCCTGcccaaaagcaaaaacaacgCTCTGCGGCAGGCGGGGGTAGCTCCTCGGAGTCGGAATCCGAGGAGGAATCTGACGAGTCAGAAGGGGAAGCGCGCGATGCCAAAAAGGGCGTGGCATCGCTCATTGAAATCGAAAACCCCAACCGTGTGACCAAGAAGGCTACGCAGAAACTGTCGGCCATCAAGCTAGACGAATCTGGCGCTGCCCCAAAGCCGGAGCTTTCGCGCCGCGAACGTGAACAAATCGAGAAGCAGAAGGCCCGCCAGCGGTACGAGAAGCTCCATGCCCAGGGAAAGACCACCGAGGCAAAGGCAGATCTAGCAAGGCTAGCTCTCATCCGGCAGCAGCGCGAGGAGGCGGCTGCCAAGCGAGAGGCGGAGAAGAAAGCTCTAGAGGCGAGCGGCAAGAAGCCGGGAGCCAAGTAAAAGCCACCCAGCTCTCAACACTTGCAATTGTAACCCAATCCTAATCCCGATCCCGAACCGAAGCGAAATGGCAACCGTGCAAGGGCTAATGGCAATAAGCTAAGTTAATTAACCGAGCAGGTCAGCAGGTGTGTCCATAAGAGATCCGTATCCATGTCGATTGAAATGTCGTAGTTTTTCAAGCCTATCTTTTTGTAATTGCGAattatatacaaataaataactatGTGTAAATGAATTAGTGTAGATCTGGAGATAGCGTGGGCAATCTCATGGGAATTTGTATTAAATAAGTACTTTTGCACAAACAACTCTCCTTGCAAATAAAGTCAGATCGTATATTTAAACTATTTCCTGTTTCTAATTTAATTTCCATTGATTTGTGGCTTTCCTAACCTGGTACATTCATGGTTAAAAAGTAACAAAAATCCTTCTTACGGATGACAGTAAGATAGTAAGGGACAGGCATTTTACCAGCTAAGTTAAATCtagtaaaataaaatgttaaatatCTAGACAACGCCCCAAACCTCCTCGAAGGCGGAACAAAGCTTGGAACACGCTATGGCTGCCGAGAGCGGATAGTTGCTGATGGAGAACAGGTCCTCCGTGTAGTCGCTCTTCAGAACGCCATGGGCAAAGGCACCAATTACCAAGACCACGGGCTCGTCATAGCTAGCGCTGCCCTCCTCTCCGTGCGGCACAAGGTCCCGGCAGTTTGACATCAGCTTGCCGGAGAAGCTCATGGCGTACTTCTTGCACCCTACTGGCAGGTGATCCGTAATTGGGTTCTTGATAACACTCATCAGTCGACGTGAGGAGTCACTGGCGCGGATCTGGAATTTGTGGAGTAGTTGGACCATCAAGCCGGCGAATCTCTTGAAGGTTCGCGGGATTCTGGTCTGCGGATTGATCTCGATAAGCACGTTCTTCTCAGTCCGTACAAACACCTGCAGCAGACCAGCCCGATTCAATGGGGAATCGAACAGCATGAGAAGACATTGGTGGGTGATGTCTGGACGACAGCTGCCCGGGTCCCGCTGGTTTTTGCGCATGATGCCCGCGTGGTCGTCGCAGTTGAGGAGCTCGAAAGTGTTGTGTACCTATTGGAGGATGGAAGTTTAAAGAATGACAGCCTTCAGGGCTATGGGACACCTACCTTCACCGTTTCCAACTGAGCGCCCTCCAAAACAATGATCAGTCGCTTCTCGCTAGCGTTCACATGGAGCGCCTTGAAGTGCTTCTTGTCCAGATCAAACTCAGGATCATCGGCCTTGCGTCCTGTGAACTTGCGCTTGCGGTTTATAGCCTTTCCTTGTCCTCCCATGTCTGAGTGcttataaaaaatcaaaacaagaGCACGCGGCCAAGGAGAGTGTGGCCAGACCACTCTCGAACTCACTTGGATTGCAGACCCATAGCTACTGGTCACACTGCCGCGTTTTTGTTTGGATTTGGAATGCGAATTGGGGCTTGAATTTCCTTGCGGCCCCATCCTGTGTCATTTTTGGAACGTCGGACAGCAGGAAACAACGGTCACAAGTCATGCAGTAAGTAATTCCGCCGCAAAATCAGCTTCTCCCATTCAGAACTCCCCGTTTTCGGTTGCAGACGTTCGCGGGCCAGCAGTACGAGCAGTGGACGCCAGCCGGCTCCTTCGAATCCCCATCCCCCGCATCAAGCACAGCCCCTAGAGGCGCCTAAGATCATAGTGATTCACCCCGGATCCCAGCACCTGAGGATCGGAAGGGCTTCTGACCTCAATCCGCAGACCCTGCTCCATGCAGTGGCCTATAGGCGGCGGCAGCTGGAGGGCGACTGGCCGCACCACGATCCTCTGCTGCCGCCGCTGGATAACATCAATCCCGCCCGGCTGCAAGTCGAGTTCGAAGAGCAGCGACTGGCCGTTTCGCGTATCCTTCAGCACTGCGTCGTAGACGAACAGAATCGCCTGCGGGTGGCCACTCCGCCGCAGCAGTTGGCTCACTTCAATCGGAGCAGCCAGGCCGAGAAGATACCACCGCCGAGCGGGGTGCCTGAGGAGCGCCCTTGGCTGGATCGCGATGCGCAAAGCATCTTCGACGAGCAGATACTCAGGCTGAGCGCCTTCGATGCCCGCGAGTACGACATCCACTTTCCCGTGCAGCGGGGCGAGCTGAACGTTCACAAAGAGAAGGGTGGCTCGCTGCAGGTAAGCGAATGCACTGGAGTTGCTGGTCACAAGTAATAGTCTATGCTCTTCAGGCTACTCTCCAACACCTGGAGCGGATCTGGGCGTATGCGCTTGAGGTACGCTTGAAAATTGCACTTCGCGACCTGGGGACTCACTGCGCCGTGCTCGTGGTAAACGATGTGTACGTGCGGAGGTATTTGCGAGAGTTTATGACGCTACTGCTTCAAAGGCTCGGCTTTCAGCGCTGTTTTCTGGTCCAGGATAGCGTGGCATCGACGTACGGCGCGGGAGTTGGCTACGGCTGCGTGGTGGACATCGGCGCCCAAAAGACATCAATTGCCTGCATCGAGGATGGAATTTCCCAATTGGATGCCCGTGTGAGGCTTCACTACGGAGGCGGAGATATCGATCAGGTCCTCCTGATGCTGCTGCGGAAGTGTGGCTTTCCCTACCGGGAGTGTAATGTTCAGGACAGCTATGTGGATGCCCACCTGATGGACGAGCTGAAGGAGAAGTTTTGCCATTTGAATGCCAATGTGTGCGGCGCCCAGGAGAAGCACTTCACGTTGCGAAAACAGAACGGCCAGTGGTTGCGCTACACCATCCAGGTGGGCGACGAAGCCATCATGGCTCCCCTGGCGTTTTTCCACACGGAACTGCTGAATATCACGGGCCGGACGAGAAGCGTGTGCATCCAGCAGACTGTGCAGGAACAGTATGACTGTGAAGATTGCTTCAACGGGGAGTACTTGAAGGAGACGGGCCGGAAAAATGGCGTTCGTGGTGGGGATACTAGCTTGCTTGCGGGCCCGGGATCTCTGCCAAGACCCCAGCTGCCTGTTACTGCGGACGACGAGGAGATGCTTGTGGTGGAGCCCGACGAGAGCAACAGTAACTCCCAACAGCAGCAAGGACAGCCCCTCCATTCCAACAGTTGCTACCTAAATACTCAGGGACAAGTGCTGTCACTAGACCAGGCCGTGATCCGGTCCATCAACCGGTGCGCAAGCTTTGAGACCAAGCGCAAGATGTTTGGTTCCATTCTGCTCGTGGGCAGCAGCGCCAAGCTGCCCGGCCTGACCGCCTGGCTGGAGAGCCGCATCAGCCAGCAGATGCAGCCCACCGGGACCGAGGTGAATGTTTTCACCAAGGGTATGGATGCCGGCATGGTGGCCTGGAAGGGGGCGGCCATCATGTCCGTCCTGGAGAGCGCCCGCGAGCTGTGGATATCGCAGCACGACTGGCAGCGCTACGGATTGCGCATCCTCCGGGAACGATCGCCCTTTCTTTGGTGAGTGACAGAGGCAAGAGGCGTTTCGAATATGATTAGGGAATTTTAAATAGTAGCGGGAATCGAAGAGTACAATTATGTAGGAACTTAGCCGTAACCAAAGCACAATAAAGGCGCCGGACTACGGAGCGGTGTGTGACTTGCACCCAAAATGATACGACTCCTGAGCTCCATCAGTACTTTGTCCAAttgtttatatgttttatGTCTCGTTTTGTCAAAtatggttttattttgtgCTGTAATTTATGTGCATTTTTAAAAGTATCCGCGATTAGGTAAACAAATTTAGAACCCCGGGCGATAAGCTCTCCTGCGAGCAAAACAAAGACTTTGTTTTCGACACTTGTTTTGGCTGTTAATTTGCAACTTTATCATGCGATAACTGAGACACTTTGACCATTAAGAGTAAAACAAGATTTtcttatcaaaaataaaacagaacgAAAGTGCATTtgtcataaaaaaatatgtgtgCGTATGTGTATGTTATAGGTGGGTCCAGCGGCTCTCAGGCGAGGTACTTGGGGGCACTGGAGCCCATGTAGTGGTACAGGTCCCCCAGGGTGGAGCGCACCAGCTTCGCCTTGATGGTGTCGCGCTGGAGCCGCTTGTAAGCCTCGAACCGGTGACATCCCCCGAAGCTGAAGTAGTAGTCGCCGCCCTCGCTCCCAGTGATCCAGAGCAGGTCGATGGGCGGCACCTCGTCCTCGCTGGTTTCGCGCTGTGGGAGAAAGTGTGTGGTCGAGTGAGCGGTGTGTGGGTAACCAGTACAGCAACTATCCGGAACTGTGGAAAGTGGAGCAGTGCCTGCTTCGCTCTTCAGATATGTTTTATGGACAGGAACATATTATGTGCGGACTTGGAATTCTTTTGGAGATTAGATAGCCCGTGTTTTTTGGAAACCAACATTACAGCGCCTCACCAGGGTTTTACCCTTGACTCTTTACGTTTTAAAGTCCAGaactcatacgcagtgttgtcCCAGTTGCCACTATGAGTCCCAAAATCCAAGCACAGCAGCGAAAACTCACCTGGATGGTGTCCATGAGCGACTGCACCTTCTTCTCATCCAGAACGGAGGGAATGGGTCGCTTGATCACCTCCATCGGAACATTGTGGATCTCCGCTATGCCCGCCGAGTGAATTGTGGTGTCCATGGTGGTGCTGGTTCTGCAGCTGTTTACCTGCCGGTCGGAGGGAATTCTTCGACAGTTCAGTTGTGAAATTTCACTAtgccccaacaacaacaatgagcAACGATAGCGGAGCTACTGCGGGGTtgccacccacacccacagaAAAGAGCTTACTTTGGGGCAGGGCTTCTGCTGGAGGAGTAGTGACTTCTGCGGAGACTGGGTACGTATCTGGGGAAGCGTCTGCTCGCCTGCCGAATGGACTGGCTAATGAACTCCATGGCCGCTGTCTCCGATCAGCAGAGCCACTGAAACTCGTTTCAATGTGCACTCGAACTCGTACTCGTCGGGCGATGGTATATGTTTACCGCTATATGTTTTTAGCTGCTGCTGCACGACcactttttgtttgtgttttgcaTAATCAACGCGCTGCAATGCCCCCCACAAACACCCAGCCCCAGTATCGCCCTTGATAAAGGCAAATGAAAtcgaaattcaaaaaatagcAGCTGCTGGGGGGCGGCTGGGGGCTAGAAGTCTTCCTCTGGCAGAAACGCTCCGCCGCTCTCTGATTAGCTCCAAGGCGCGAACGGAGAAATTAAAATGTCTTGCTGGTTGTTTTGCTCTGTAGCCTATCTCAAGATAAACGTATACGTATTTAAATTTGGGGGCAAAGTATGGCAGGTAATTCTATTTCTGCGGAGAAAACAAGTGCGTTTTGCGTCACTCGAGTACTCTTAGGTGCCCTGGGTCGTCGTAACGGTCGTTTTGCAGCACTGTTTCcgttaaattcaaatttcagaGTTCGagattcaaaattcaaaatggaGTATGGTACAGAGTCTTTTGCAAGCTTTCAAGGCCATCCAAATGGCAAAGCCCATGCAAAAACTAGGCCAGTTGCTATTACAATATGTTAGCCGTAGCTCCGCAGCAGTAGCTCTACTAGAACATGTTAAATTACACTTTTATCTGGCTGGTATCGCCGCGGAGAATCGCCTCCCACTCCTCCGGCGGCTTGTCGGCCACACAATCTTCTTCAATTAACTGCTACGAGCTGTTCGACAAGAGACAATTGCAGTTACTTACCCGGGTGAGGTGTCAACAAAAGGTAACCGATGCCGGAAGCCCATTAACAGTCACTCTTGGCCCTCAGCCGCAGACCCACCCTACCTCCAGTagttttaaattcaaaattctGTTACAAATTTGTGGTTTGGTCCTCTTTTGATTCAATTGGATGTGAgcatgaaattcaatttggtgCAGACCCTGGTCTTCGTTTTCTGTCTTATCAGCGTCCAAATTTACGGGATACAAGGTGATGTTCAGGTGCCCTCCGGAAATCTCCGGCGTAGTGACTTATTCCCCTTCGGGATTTCGTTGCAGATGCTAACGGGAAGCGGATCGTGAGCAAGTACGAAAGGATAATGCAGATGTACCCACAACTGACGACGGGCGGTGGCGAGTCTTCCCAGTGGCGGGCTGCCGAGAAGGACATGCGGCATCCCTGCAAGCGGGACTGCTCGGACCAACAGCCCATGACTTGCTACTACTACATGGTGGTCCACTACGACGACACCATGGCGGAGACCTGTAAGAGATACCTCCAGGTGAGTGGGTCTATCTCCCGAGAGAATCTCTATCAATACCTTTAAAAGGATAGCTAGTACCTAGGGAGCTTTCCGTGTCAATTGGGATTCCCGGTACTCCACCCGGTACTCCAATTCTGTTTCTAGAACTCCGCCGTGATGTCATGCGATTAGAAAACGTCTTCAGAATTTTCTGCAGAACTTTCCGAGTACGTCAGAAAACACTGATCAAACACCGATAGTGGTGTTTATTCCTTGAAGTGATCAGTAACATCGGCGataaaaaatgttcttttttTAGAAGTTACAATTACAAACGATTCTTGCTAAGTCTTTCCCTCTTCTCCGCAGTCCAAGTTCCGCTTCAAGCTGGGAGGAAAGGAGTATCTCGATGGCATCATGCTGGAGGAGAACCTGGGGGCCACCGATTGCAAGTACGCCGACGGGCTGGAGAGCCAGGTGATGGTGGTGAATGGTCAGCTGCCCGGACTGGCCATCGAGGTCTGCCTGGGCGACACCGTGGTTGCGGACGTGATCAACAGCATGCACGAGACGACGACGGTCCACTGGCATGGGATGCATCAGCGGATGACCCCGTTCATGGACGGAGTGCCCCACGTAACCCAGTACCCGATCGAGGCCGGCCAGGCGTTTCGTTATCGATTTGAGGTGGACCACGGCGGCACCAACTGGTGGCACAGCCACACGGAGCACCAGCGCGCCTTCGGGCTAGCCGGCCCACTGGTGGTGCGGATGCCGCCTCGGCTCAATCCCCACGCCCACTTGTACGACTTCGACCTGTCGGAGCACGTGATCATGATCCAGGACTGGGTCCACAACTTTGTCGAGAGCGTGGCCGAGAACATCCTGATCAACGGGAGGGGTCGGAACCTAAAGAAGGGCGTCACTTCGAAGCCCACTCTGTACGCCCACTTTCCGGTGGTCCGCGGAGGCCGCTATCGCTTCCGGGTGATCTTCAATGGCGAGTATTGGGCCGGGAGTGCCTACTAGTCAAAGTACTAATGCGGGTTCCCCCATTTCAGGTGTTTCTAACTGCCCAATCAGCTTTAGCGTGGACCAACACGACCTGGTGGTGATCGCCAGCGACGGCAACGACATTGAGCCTGTGGAGGTCCAGCGGATCATGTTCCACGGTGCTGAGCGGTTCGACTTTGTGCTGCACGCCAACCAGGAGGTGGCCAACTACTGGATCCGGGTGAAGGGATACAGCTTCTGTGCCAAGAATCAGCTGCACCAGGAAGCGGTACTTCACTATCGGGATGCAGATCCTCGGTCGCTGGACACGCACATCCTAACCTACGCCTACGATGCCCCAGGCACCACCCTTAACGAGCTCGGAGACGACAATAGCATGACCGCCAACGGAAACGGCAGGAGTATTTCCCTCGCGGACTTGAATGCCCAGAGACAGGAGCTGGAACTGCAGCCGGCGGTAACATACTATACGAGCATGAACGCCTTCGAGGTGCGCCAGGGCGAGGGCTTCCGCTTCCAGATGGACGACATCAGCTTCAGCATGCCGAAGATGTCCCTTCTGCAGACCCGCAATCTGGGCGTCGGCCAGTTCTTCTGCAATAGGACCCAACAGGCGGAATTGGGCTTCAATTGCCGCCAGCGGCACTGTCGCTGCTCTAACGTGATACAAGTGCCGGCCAACCAGCAGGTCGAGTTCGTCGTGTACAGTCTGTCGAATACCCCACACCCTGTTCACCTGCATGGCTACACCTTTCGTGTGGTGGGAATGGGGACACTCGGTGAGGAGAAGATCGGTCAGATCGAGCAGATCGACAGGCGAAGTCCGCTGCCGCGTCGCAGGCGAGGTGCCCCCCTCAAGGACTCTGTGCAGGTGCCTGCCTTCGGGTACACAATCCTGCGTTTCTTCTCCAACAGTCCAGGCTACTGGATGTTCCACTGCCACATATCCCCGCATTCGGAGAATGGCATGGCGGCGGTGGTACGAGTTGGCGAGGATGTCGAGATGAAGATGTGTCCTGTGAGCAATTGCGGGCTTTGCAGCTCAGTGGCGTAGTCcttaacaataaaaataaagtaccTTTAAGCTGGCATTTCAAACGGGTATCTTTTGCGCGGTTTAGTGTTGGGAATGGCAGGGGCTAAGTGTTCGACAACGCCAAGGCCCACGTGCCGGCACTAGTAAAAGTAAATAGACTAATCCCGTCTAGAAATGCCGGTAAGGGGAGACTCGGACTCGGATTCTGAAGATGACGCCCAGCTGCGTCGGCTTCGGGAGGCAGCTGACACTTCTCTGCTCACGAACTCAATGTTTCAAGAGCAATCCCAACCAGCAAAACAGTCAGAGCGAGATAACCAGCCCCGAGAGATCACCAACAGGCAGCAGGATCCCGTCTCAGCCAAAAGCGAACGCTATTTGGAGGAGCAAGAGCCCGCTACGTGTGACCTAAAAGTAACTCAGGAGATGCAGAGGCATATTTGGAGCCGGTTAAGTAATATTATCCAGCAGCAAATCGAATTCTGCGAAGAAGAAAAGCGCCCTCTTGGAAATAAGAAGTCTGTTCCCGATAGGGTGAAGCTTGTTTCCACGGCCGATTGTTATCTAAGTGCAGATGTAGTGATAGAAGGGCCTCAAGGTCCCCAGAAAAAACCCAACATCATGAAGCGTTTGCTTCCTGAAGACGAATCCTCCAAAGAACACAATGCCAACTTGCGCTTGATATCAGTCAGTGGTGAGTCTGTGCTTGATGGAAAGGATCTGCGCTTCTGGGCTCCGAAGAAAATACGGGCTGACAAGATATTTGAATACAAGGCGCAGGGATCCAAACTACTGGCTGTGGAACCCGATAATGAATTCACAGAGCGCCGAAGAAAAAACAAATGGGACGAGTCCAAGATTagaaaaaggaagaaaaataaacaatagaTATATTCTTAAAGTGTAAAGGACTTGTTACTCTTATTACGAATCGAAAGTGGCATGGAAGGTGTTTACTACATGTCCGTTTCCATTGTCAGCACCGCTCGTGCCGGCCGTATTTGAGGTAGAAGACATCTGACCATCGAGCAATCCGTAGAGCATCTGTTGCTGGGAGCTGGCGGTGCCACTGGAGCCCGCCGAGCTGCCACCGAGTTCCTGCAGCATGTCCCCCACCATTTGGTGCCCTCCCATGCTCTGGTTGCTCCCGGTAGCGCTGTTGTCAAGTATGTTAAGGAAGTCGCTGCCATTGAAGTCCTGATGCTGTTGGATCTGTTGTTTCTGCATGCTGCTCTGACTCTCCTTCATAAGCTTGTCGTACTCCTGAAGCACGCCGTTGAACTCGCCAATCTCCACGCGATTCCTGGCTATCACCTTGTGCTTGTAGTAGTTGTGAACCTGAGTTAGGGATGTACCCGTAATGGCAGTGTAGGCCCGCTCGAGGGGCAATAATTTGAGACTAGTGGCTTTCTGCAGTCGAGGATCCGAGTCGTAGCAACCTCTATACTCGCCCACAAAGCTGCGCAGGAACTCCTCCGTGGCGTCGGTCAGAACCTGAACGGCCGACTCGGAGCAGTCTGTGAATCCGGCCAGGCGCAGCATTCCACACATCACTTTGCGCACGGCCTGTCGGCAGGTATCGCTCGAGATTTCCGGATA
Encoded here:
- the LOC6503855 gene encoding actin-related protein 8; translation: MQRSRASSTSSGRQPAPSNPHPPHQAQPLEAPKIIVIHPGSQHLRIGRASDLNPQTLLHAVAYRRRQLEGDWPHHDPLLPPLDNINPARLQVEFEEQRLAVSRILQHCVVDEQNRLRVATPPQQLAHFNRSSQAEKIPPPSGVPEERPWLDRDAQSIFDEQILRLSAFDAREYDIHFPVQRGELNVHKEKGGSLQATLQHLERIWAYALEVRLKIALRDLGTHCAVLVVNDVYVRRYLREFMTLLLQRLGFQRCFLVQDSVASTYGAGVGYGCVVDIGAQKTSIACIEDGISQLDARVRLHYGGGDIDQVLLMLLRKCGFPYRECNVQDSYVDAHLMDELKEKFCHLNANVCGAQEKHFTLRKQNGQWLRYTIQVGDEAIMAPLAFFHTELLNITGRTRSVCIQQTVQEQYDCEDCFNGEYLKETGRKNGVRGGDTSLLAGPGSLPRPQLPVTADDEEMLVVEPDESNSNSQQQQGQPLHSNSCYLNTQGQVLSLDQAVIRSINRCASFETKRKMFGSILLVGSSAKLPGLTAWLESRISQQMQPTGTEVNVFTKGMDAGMVAWKGAAIMSVLESARELWISQHDWQRYGLRILRERSPFLW
- the LOC6503801 gene encoding serine-rich 25 kDa antigen protein is translated as MDQISKESKMTPEDNPLQSTEEKPVKSPEDKSVLSAEDKAVESPRDKPDDSSDNKPEDSSDDKPEESPDEKPVESPAAMRLRYSDEVEEELAEIEKRVKRLHRQYLEAVESPQDKPEDSSDDKPKDSSDDKPKDSSDDKPKDPSDKPEESSDNKPEDSSDDKLKESPEDKPEESPAAKRQRYSAEVKEELEEIEKEIKRLQRQYLGISRQWLLCKKLAKKACDGFLGSKGA
- the LOC6503800 gene encoding ribosomal RNA small subunit methyltransferase NEP1 encodes the protein MGPQGNSSPNSHSKSKQKRGSVTSSYGSAIQVSSRVVWPHSPWPRALVLIFYKHSDMGGQGKAINRKRKFTGRKADDPEFDLDKKHFKALHVNASEKRLIIVLEGAQLETVKVHNTFELLNCDDHAGIMRKNQRDPGSCRPDITHQCLLMLFDSPLNRAGLLQVFVRTEKNVLIEINPQTRIPRTFKRFAGLMVQLLHKFQIRASDSSRRLMSVIKNPITDHLPVGCKKYAMSFSGKLMSNCRDLVPHGEEGSASYDEPVVLVIGAFAHGVLKSDYTEDLFSISNYPLSAAIACSKLCSAFEEVWGVV
- the LOC6503854 gene encoding 28 kDa heat- and acid-stable phosphoprotein; amino-acid sequence: MPRGKFVNHKGRSRHFTSPEELQQESEESEEQSSGSGSGSESEDDKAGAGASTSKQKTVAQKKPAASRPAQKQKQRSAAGGGSSSESESEEESDESEGEARDAKKGVASLIEIENPNRVTKKATQKLSAIKLDESGAAPKPELSRREREQIEKQKARQRYEKLHAQGKTTEAKADLARLALIRQQREEAAAKREAEKKALEASGKKPGAK
- the LOC6503802 gene encoding E3 ubiquitin-protein ligase znrf2, which gives rise to MGQKASTPATSGQQSPRSRTFSSSSTGAAEPTAPNVTTSRSGGGSTNTSTGGDAGQGFNLLRTLPGLQVYHNQNSTSVDRQRARSLSSVPDIQQQQQAAQQQGSVTSSGSSPHAHTHGGHPAHQHLQPHPHGHTAVAVTVSGSANSNYGFPAAGNNNGSATQSYMQQRRTLGDSIRDITGSNIAESIALAASATSGNEIGRVYTATSLPSHIWSFNGIKCPVCNKFVLPDDIECHLVMCLTKPRLSYNEDVLSDAKGECVICLEDLSPGDTIARLPCLCIYHKGCIDRWFEVNRSCPEHPGD